CCGCACTTATGAACTTCGGTATTCCTTCGATTGAACTCCAGATTTTGAATTTGTTCTTTTTCTCTTTCGATTGGGAGTGCGAAAGTGCTTCAAGCAGACGTTCGGCTTCTTGCGCATTGATCTTCCCATCTTCGAGCATTTTCAGTATCTGCATTCGCTCATTCAATGCACACCTCCACATATTCACCATCTTCATCATCGGTCACCTCGGCCAGTACGAATTTTTCCTCATCACCGAGGCTGTCGATTATGCTGTCGATCATCTCTGGAGTGAATTCGTCGAGCGCGATTTCTTTGCCATGCATGTTCATCTTCATTCCTTCGGGCATTATGCCTTTGAAGGCAGTACCTATTCGCGATGCGAGTTTCAATACGGCTATGGGAATGTTGACTCTGACCTTTGGTTTATCTCTATTGTTCTTGTCATAGACTCTTATTCTGAAAAATCGTTTTTTACCGTGTGCGTCTTTCAGCGCGTCAAGCAGACGGTCTGCTTCTTCGGGTGTTAATTTTCCTTCTGCGACCATATTGAGTATCTTCTTTCTTTCTTCAGACATTATTCCTCCTTCTAACAGATGGTTGAATTTTGTATGGTATTGCCGCCGGTCTGGGTGTGGTTATACCTAATAGGTAGTAAACACCTGGTGTAGAGCCAATTGACCACACAGACGGCCATAACGTACAACCTGTAACTATGTTCAGCATGGGTGTCGTCCTTCTTCACAAAATTGGGTTTGTCAGAGTACAGGATTGATCGTACTTCCCACGAATACCGGTTGCCCCGTCTTCGGCAAGAAATGGGATATTGGTTAGACCGAGAGGGTAGGGCAAGCGATAGTCATCACTACTCTCTACCACAATGTTACCTTTTTGAATCTCATTCAATATTGTCTCAATGTTGACTGACATGTTTCTCCCTATAAAAATTCGTTTTTCGTTGTATGGTTTGGACACGGGCTTGGTTCACGGTTGGCAGTAGATCCATACGACTAAACCTTTGGACCATACTGGCAGCAACAACACACAACAATGTACTTAGGCCTTTGTGCATATTTTATTTCCGCTTCCTCTGTTTCAGTATTGCCACAGCCTCATCTACCGATATCTTACCCTGAGAAAGTGCCTCAAGCGGTTCATGCTCTTCTTCAGCAGCAATCGGGGAGAGATTCAGATTTTTCAATAGGCTGTCGATCTTGGCCTTGATCGTTGGGTAGGAAACACCGAGCAGCTTCTCCATTTCGGTGATGCGTCCCTGGGTTCGCAAGAATATGAGCAAAAATTCATGGTCTTCTTCAGGCAGACGGCAGAATCCACATGATTCGAAGTCCTTTTTGATACGCAGGTCGCATTTTGGGCACCTTAACTCACTTATCACCATTTGTTCACTACATGAAGGGCAATTAAATAATTTAACTTTCATGCCATATTATAATTAAAAAAATCAATTTGTCAAGGGGTAAAATTAAGATATATTAATAAATTGTTACTATCGTTGCGACCGTTAATCTCGCTAATACCGTTGAATAAAGACATTGCGAATTTCGAAATTACTAAAAGACGTTAATATCGCTAATACCGTTATTCCCGTTATTCTCGTTGTAAAAATGCGCCGATTTGATGCAACTCCTCGGTTGTTAAACCGTAACGTTGACCTTTGTGGCCGAAACGGGCCTCGTAACCGTTCAACGTGGCCGATTCGTCGGTATCATTATGGTCGCTCAGATCGTTAGTATCGTTGGACCAAGATTTTTTTGGAATTTGGAATATGAAATTTGAGATTTGTTTGCAGCATGTAATCTGGAAATTCGAATCGGTTTAGAATTTAGCTACTAGTATTTAGGATTTGCGGCATTAGGGATATACCCTCTCCAGCATCCTGGGGAAGGGGATGGTTTCGCGGACGTGTTTTATCCCGCATACCCAGGCTATTGCTCGCTCAATGCCCAGGCCAAATCCGCTGTGCGGACAGGTACCGTAT
This region of candidate division WOR-3 bacterium genomic DNA includes:
- a CDS encoding DUF2089 domain-containing protein, which encodes MKVKLFNCPSCSEQMVISELRCPKCDLRIKKDFESCGFCRLPEEDHEFLLIFLRTQGRITEMEKLLGVSYPTIKAKIDSLLKNLNLSPIAAEEEHEPLEALSQGKISVDEAVAILKQRKRK